catgttttccaggtctcctcacagggttTCAAAGGAAATAATTTGATCCACCCGTGGGtctattaaaatgtgtcagtgagtaatgaatacacctgttcaactgctaggtaacctggaaaacatgaactgttgggggtacttgagtacCGTGGttgtgaaccactgctctatataATAGTTTGTGTCAGTTAGATTTGTAATACATATTTTATCCTCCACCCTTATTAGGGGTTTTCAAGGACACTCATATTGTTGTTACTGATGAGTCTCATCACAAGTTTTTGTGATTAAAAATCttgattttttttagaaaaaaagccAAACTAAGGAATGTGTCAATGGATTGAGTTTATTAGTTTAAAGCCACTTTTGTTAGTGAGACCAACAAAAGAGTATGTCTCTTGTcctaggtagctgtatgaccattGGTTTACACAAACTTCAATTCCATTTTTTGGTCCTGCCCTTTGTTTATTGGTAGGTATTTATTACATAGAAGCCACTCTTTTCTTCATTATATCAAGTTTTAAGTATTAAGGAAATATATTTTCTCACCTCTAAAGAACtatccctgatgaagtcgataagacaaaATGCGTAGGATCTGTAAGATATTAATTATAAATCCAGATTGTGAAGAatctcccttttgagctcacactTTGTTAAGGTGAGAGAGGATCTAACTTGCCATCAACATATTCTGGATATTTCTCACTGATGCACAAATGTAATTTCTGTACAACATTTTTAATGTGTATGTCATAAAATATGTTAATAAACTAATAAATGGTACTAAGTGTCCTTTTGCCCTTTTGGTTGGCTGATCTTCTAGTGAGGGGATATCTGTTTCAGGATcctgggaattttttttttaagaatccTCCAATTTTCAGTCCATACTTATTGGGTCCATTTTGGAATATTTGAAGAATAAATATTCAATGAATACtgtatagcgcacttgggaatcgtGTTCTTTTCTATGTGTATTTGAGATCTTACAACAGAAATCTCTCCTGTAATGCTGCTCCTGTTTGTGCGCAAGCTAAGGATATTGTTTttagtgtgattatatatatatatatatatatatacacacacacacacagtgcattcggaaagtattcagagCGCTTCACTATTTTCACATTTTGTGATGTTATAGtctttttccaaaatggaataaattaatttttcccgtcaaaattttacacacgattccccataatgacaacatgaaaaacattttttgagaattttgcacatttattaaagttaaaaaaactaagaaatcatatgtacataagtattcagagcctttgccatgaagctcaaaattgtgctcaggtgcatcctgtttccactgatcatccttgagatgtttcatacaggttaattggagtccacctgtggtaaattcagatgattggacatgatttggaaatagGGTGGCCAAtcacgggatcgggatcggcgggatcccgggatttaggcccaaaaatggccgggattcattcccgggattggaagctccaatcccggggattgagggatcagcgttgagcgtccacaggacgctcagatgctgcccggcttcctccttccgggtccgcagcatgagaggtcacgctgcgctgtcagaagCCGTCAGCATCGAAGAaaggatgttcccctcccgcccgccctcggtatatggtaaattatatgtgcggggcgggcggggcggggtggggcgagggggcggccacctatctaaaagccaatcccgggtatcccgggaatcccgggattgcccatttttcaatcccgatccccgggattgaaaaaatggcccgggattggcttccctatttggaaagacacacacctgtccatataaggtcccacacttgacagtgcatgtctgagcacaaactaagcatgaagCCAAAggagttgtctgtagacctccaagacaggattgtcttgaggcacaaatctgggaaagggtatagaaaaatatctgctgctttgaaggttccaataagcacaatggcctccatcatccgtaaatggatgaagtttggaaccaccattactcttcctaaagctggccggctgtctaaactgagtgatcggtgaAGAAAGGCCCTAGTgagggaggtgaccaagatcccGATGGTTACTTTGTCAGAgctgcagcattcctctgtggagagaggagaaccttccagaaagacaatatctctgcagaaatccaccaatcaggcctgtatggtagagtggccagacggaagccgccccttagtaaaaagcacatggcagcccatctagagtttgctaaaatgcacctgaaggactctcagaccatgagaaacaaaattctctggtctgatgagacaaagattgaactctttggcgtgaatgccaggggtcatgtttggaggaaaccaggcaccgctcatcaacaggccaataccatccctacagtgatgcatggtggtggcagcatcatgccatGGGCAAGAACTGGGAGGCTAGACAggacagagggaaagatgaatacagcaataTATAGAGACATACTGgaggaaaacctgctccagagcgctcttgacctgagactggggcaacagttcatctttcagcaggacaacgaccctaaacacacagccaagatatcaaagaagtggcttcaggactaCTCTgttcccagccagagcccagacttgaatacgattgaacatctcagtagagatatgaaaatggctgtgcaccgacgtttcccatccaacctgatggagcttgagaggtgctgcaaagaggaatgggcgaaactgtccaAAAATAGATGTGCCAAGTTTGtggaatcatattcaaaaagacttgaggctgtaattgctgccaaaggtgcatcaacaaagtattaagcaaaggatgtgaatatttatgtacatgtgatgtcttagttttttatttttaataaattagcaaaattctaaaaaaaaatgtttttcacgttgtcattgtgatattgtgtgtagaattttgagggaaaaaattaatttattccagtgagGAATAAGGTTgtaaacataacaaaatgtggaaaaagtgaagcgctgtgaatatttttccggatgcactgtatatacagtatatcgaaCAGTGATGAGAGTGATTCAATATACCTAGTCACCTTGTAAACTTTAATacagttttataaaaaaaacctgtacaataaaatatttaaaattcaCATTTGAGTCATAAACTGTATTTTTGACAGGAAGGTACTTAAATTCATATTGGAACGACATTTTCAATTGTTCCATCCACCCATAATAATATAGCATCACTGGTGTGATAAGACTAGGATATCAGGAAAACATGGTGTTATCTATATAAGGAAAACATGTTGATTATGATTAGAACACATAACAAAACTCTGCCAAACATCTTCACAATTGGAAATGGAGAACCTTTGATCATAGTATTCTGTTTGCAGGTTACtacttttcattaaaaaaaataggcTGAGAGAGATGAAAAACTTCACTGGGCATTTATTACAGGTTTCAGcaatatggagaaaattttatgtaGACATTGGAACTTTCATTGATAGGACCCTACTATAGGCACCATGAGTcctaaacaaccaatgtgcatataCCGTAATGCACGCAATCTAAAAAAGATTAGTATCAAGTGTGCTCTCCCCTACAAAGAAAACACTACCATCAAACTGACTGGTTTTTTTTATGGATGCTGTTCTTGTTAGAGTTTTAGGAACATCATAAATAAAGGTAATAACACAAAGGATAAGGTCAAAATTAATGGGATAGAAGTGAGAATGAAAGACTTCAGAACTTATAAAAGTAAAACCATGGTTTACACAATCAAATGCACCTATAATAAGTTTTTTTGTAGGAAGAACCTCTAGACAACTCAAAACAAGAATTGGagaacatataagaaacatcaaaAAGTGAGCTCATGGACTCTCCTTCCATTTTAAGcaaaagaaaccacaaagctcttttacCAAGATTGCTAGTTTCTATGGTTTGCAAACCATACAACCAGACATCAGAAATAAAGATCTAGCAAGTAGACTAGCTATAGCTGAGATGACCTCTATCTACTCCTATAAAACATTGATGCCAATGGGACTGAACAATgattttgaaatgaaatggtttctATGATCTGAATGCTTTATGGTACTAATTTTGTCCCTTTGGTATTTCCTTTTTTTCCCATTCCTTCCATTACACACATGTCTACTAGGAAATATAAGGAGATTATTGAACAATATGAAAATCATGGGCTCTAAGGATATATGAATTCACCAACTAAAAATGAGGTAAACCATGGAGCTACCTTGCTTTACTACATGATTTCTACttgattttattcatttatttttgttttcatCCTCTTTCTTTcccttttgtattttatttatttattttacagacATCCATTACAAGTTATATTTATAAAGCTTTCTATATGCATTATACATTTAACTATGTCCCCTTCTGGCTTTTTAATGTCATTTCCAGTATGTGAACCGCATGTGGAACGCAAACAGTAGTTTACTGTAGCGCCACACTGTCATTGGGAACACTAGACATGGCACTTTTGGTATTTTTAATGCACCCGGCAGGTGGAACGCACGTGCACTTCCGGCTTGGTAACCATTTCCTGGTGTCCGGTATAATTTCATTTAACAGGTTTAGAAGCCTTGTTTTTGCCTCAGGATTTAGCCAATAAAACCCCAGTACATCTAGTGACTTTATCATTAGGTCCATAGCCGGTACATTGGTGGCAATTACATCTGTGTGCACTTTTTAATaagatgacctcacttcctgtgtcAAGAACTTCAAGATCGAATACATGGAGCACAGCTGAGAGTATTTCTCAGGGATCATAGGAAGTCCCCTGAGGAGCAAAGGAGTCCAGACTCTTTTACATCAGGGTTTTCTCCATCCCTCCACCTGTTTCCCTTTTTTCTCTTATGCTGATGTGTGTGAAGTGCTACCTATGTATTCTGATTTCTGGGAACTAATATTATTTTGTGTTGTCATGGTTGGGCCCCTTCTTGGATTGTTTTTTATTAAATGCCCTTTATTTACCATATCTTGGGTCCTATTTTCCTCTATGACTGACTGGGATAAATACCTTTAAATGCTTGTTGCAGTTTCACAAACGGTGAGTTGAGGAACCCCTTACTGTTCTAATCCATAGagccttaaagatacctttatatgcctgTCATTAAATGAAACACTGAGTTTGAGAACGCCATTTATTCATCAAAGGACGCTTAAATATACCTTTATATACATTATGCACCCAGTTACTCTGTGAGTATGGTACACCATCTTTGATGTCCATTTAGGAGGTGGAAGAATTTTAGACGTATACACCTGCATCTTATGATTAGGATCACCTTAATGGGGAATGATACATTGTTGTTAAGACATACTACAGTACCATGATATATTTTTTTCCCTCATTTCCTATCAAGGAGGCTTCTATTAGAATTCAAGAACAGTAAGAAATAAAATAAAGAGTTCCTTAACCAGAGATTTGCAGTTCATAAGGGAATTTGTTTGTGATTTCTTTACCAGCATTTATTTATTGTGTCTAACCCATCCCGCTTTGTACAATTTGCTAAAGCAACCTGTGTTGGATGGTTTCATCTGGATtggcctaataataataataatcatcatcatcatcatcatcatcaggcagGCAATACTACTACATATTTCTACTAGTAACACAACTCTTGCTGTTATTATAGAGATACATGTTTCTAATTGTAATCTGCAGCATGGAATTTGGGAACCAAACATTTTTGACTGAATTCATTCTCATTGGACTTCCTCAAAAATTTCAGATTTGTGTTGTACTTTTTGTCCTCTTTTTAGTAGTTTATACACTGACCATTTTAGGGAACGGTTTTCTGATATGTGCTATTATCATCACTTCCCAGTTACACACACCTATGTACTATTTTCTTTGCAATTTAGCCTTAATTGATTTGTTCTATGCATCAAGTTCTCTTCCAAAAATGTTACTGGATGTGTTTTCGAAGAGAAGGAGAATCTCCATCATTGGTTGCCTGGTGCAAATGAACTCTACTCTGTTTCTCGGAAGCACTGAGTGTATACTACTGGCAGTGATGGCGTATGACAGGTACATTGCCATACGCTTTCCTTTGCACTATAACATTTACATGAATTGGAGGACATGTAATATCATTACAGTCATCATGTGGTTGGGGAGTTTCCTTGTAGCAACTATCCCCACAATCTCAAAGCCTTTTGTGTTCTGCAGAGAGAACATATTGGACCATTTTGCCTGTGAGCTATTGGCCCTTCTAGACCTGGCATGTGGAGATCTCAGCTTCTATAAAATAACTATATTTGTAGTAAGTTTATTTACGCTATTAACACCATTTGTTTGCATCGTGTTGTCCTACATCTGTATCCTTGTATCCATATTAAACATCCACTCAGCGGGAGGAAGGTCTAAAGCTTTTTctacatgtgcctctcacctgactGTGGTGCTACTGATTTATGGGACCAGTATGACCATGTACATGGGACAAACCCAAAGGTTGTCATCCAAATTAAAAAATATTGCTTTAATTTATGTTCTTGTGACACCTGTATTAAATCCTTTGATCTACAGCTTGAGAAACAGTGAGGTGAAAAAAGCAGTTAAGGCAATATTGCCAAGAATTCTGAACCAGCGACCGTAAAATGATTTAAATGAGTGCTACCGTATGTGATAGTCATAAATGACGTGAAGAATCAGTCCTCTATGGACAAAAACCAGCCAGTCAAGTATGAACTACAATAATTGAATCTGCAAAAATAAACTGCAAAAGGTTATTGTATCTCTGAAATGAAAATGTTTGGGAGAGAAAATAGGTTGTAATGAAGAAATGAGTAACAATTGTATCTAGTACAAAGGGAGTATTATTGTCACATGATCAGTCACCTCCTGCCCATGAAACTGATCTGAAGATTGGATTAATAATCTTTGTAGCTACAGCCAAAGTTGTAGATACAGAGAATTTGACTGCATATATgatccacttgacccatctagtctacccTAAACACATGCACACTTGTACACTGGAGTTAATTTTTTTGTttatgccaattaacctaccatatactgtatttttggattgtgggaggaaaccggagtacccagaggaaatacACACAAGcagggagagaatatacaaactccacaccattagggccatagtgggaattacaccaaggttgaactggcccacaggggaaacccccagggatcgggttccagactgtgcaatgaAATGATACCATAtagatatgttacattatactgcacatgactaaagTGTATTTTGtatagtgtattgctgttattaatctggtatattattatGCATGAACTagaagtatttactatatatatttatcaataggccatgcactctctaaagggtagccaagcctctaagcatgggcccctaccactgcatcctgcTGGTGGACTCTTCATGCCCCACTCCAACACAGCATTACCATATATGTACTGTCTTTAGAAGTTTGCTTCATTTGCAGAGAGTCAGCAGGTAAAGGTATCAAGCAGagtttaaggggggtattcaattagctccagcAATTTTGGAGCTTTCAAATTTACACCGCTGCTTTTTAACTGCGGGCGGTTTTCATCTGTTTTTaaagcattttcgccaatgccttttcacttctttttttttagtAAACAGGCATTGgctaaaaatgcctcaaaatctgagAAAATGACCCACGTTTTCTGACGGTGCAGGTGCGAAAATGTGGATTCGCCAAtctacatgttttttgctcctgccgAATGTTTCGCTTAGGCGACAAAACGGTCCTGCTATTGTATAGGGCGAATCTCCATTCGCCCTACAAAAtagcaaaaagtgcagttttttcacctaggcaaaaaaacggcactaattcaaTACCCCCTAAATCTTTAAGCAATTTGATGCACACATGTAGCAAGATATAGTTAACTTATAGACAGAATGAGGACAAGTAGAAAGaatgtaatgcatacttgcctacttaatGGTTGCTCCGTCTTGGATGGAGCAAACAGGTCACACAGGAGTGGGCATGGAGGAGGCGGTCTGGGGCCAGAGTCGgccctatgcataggca
The Pseudophryne corroboree isolate aPseCor3 chromosome 4, aPseCor3.hap2, whole genome shotgun sequence DNA segment above includes these coding regions:
- the LOC134910795 gene encoding olfactory receptor 5V1-like produces the protein MYYFLCNLALIDLFYASSSLPKMLLDVFSKRRRISIIGCLVQMNSTLFLGSTECILLAVMAYDRYIAIRFPLHYNIYMNWRTCNIITVIMWLGSFLVATIPTISKPFVFCRENILDHFACELLALLDLACGDLSFYKITIFVVSLFTLLTPFVCIVLSYICILVSILNIHSAGGRSKAFSTCASHLTVVLLIYGTSMTMYMGQTQRLSSKLKNIALIYVLVTPVLNPLIYSLRNSEVKKAVKAILPRILNQRP